A DNA window from Caulobacter mirabilis contains the following coding sequences:
- a CDS encoding electron transfer flavoprotein-ubiquinone oxidoreductase, which yields MSEDAVEREAMEYDVVIVGGGPAGLAAAIRLKQLEAEHGREISVALVEKGSEVGAHILSGAVIDPKALNELIPNWKELGAPLETPVEKDKFLILGEAGELDLPMFAMPPFMHNHGCYIASLGNVCRWLAGQAEALGVEIYPGFAASDLVYREDGSVKGVVVGVVGVAKDGHHKPDYQPGMELHGKYVFIAEGVRGSLAKVIEAKYDLRAGKSPQKYGIGIKELWQVPDENFRPGLAQHTTGWPLDDKTGGGSFMYHFGDNYVSIGYVVHLNYKNPFLSPFDEFQRFKQHPSVKPYLQGGKRIAYGARAITEGGFQSVPKLYFPGGVLLGCSAGLVNVPRIKGSHNAMKSGMMAAEAAYAALGDGREGDELKAYQTAYDDSWVAKELKVVRNAKPLLGKLGTFWGGVAGMFDMWTNHLLGVSVFGTIKHDKTDAESTGLAADYKPIVYPKPDGVISFDKLGSVFLSATNHEEDQPAHLTLKDPSVPINVNLPRYGEPARLYCPAGVYEVLYDEQGNNPKFQINAQNCVHCKTCDIKDPSQNIVWTTPEGGGGPNYPNM from the coding sequence ATGTCCGAAGACGCCGTCGAACGCGAAGCTATGGAATACGACGTCGTCATCGTCGGCGGGGGCCCCGCGGGCCTGGCCGCGGCGATCCGGCTCAAGCAACTCGAAGCCGAGCATGGCCGCGAAATCTCGGTGGCCTTGGTCGAGAAGGGTTCCGAAGTCGGCGCGCACATCCTGTCGGGCGCGGTCATCGATCCCAAGGCGCTGAACGAACTGATCCCGAACTGGAAGGAACTGGGCGCGCCGCTCGAGACCCCCGTGGAGAAGGACAAGTTCCTGATCCTGGGCGAGGCGGGCGAACTGGATCTGCCGATGTTCGCCATGCCGCCGTTCATGCACAACCACGGCTGCTACATCGCCTCGCTGGGAAACGTCTGCCGCTGGCTGGCCGGCCAGGCCGAGGCGCTGGGCGTCGAGATCTATCCGGGCTTTGCGGCCTCCGATCTGGTCTACCGCGAGGACGGTTCGGTGAAGGGCGTCGTCGTCGGCGTCGTCGGCGTCGCCAAGGACGGCCACCACAAGCCGGACTACCAGCCCGGCATGGAGCTGCACGGCAAGTACGTCTTCATCGCCGAGGGCGTGCGCGGCTCGCTGGCCAAGGTGATCGAGGCCAAGTACGACCTGCGCGCCGGCAAGAGCCCGCAGAAGTACGGCATCGGCATCAAGGAGCTGTGGCAGGTCCCGGACGAGAACTTCCGTCCCGGCCTGGCGCAGCACACGACGGGCTGGCCCCTGGACGACAAGACCGGCGGCGGCAGCTTCATGTACCACTTCGGGGACAACTACGTGTCCATCGGCTACGTGGTGCACCTGAACTACAAGAACCCGTTCCTGTCCCCGTTCGACGAGTTCCAGCGCTTCAAGCAGCATCCGTCGGTGAAGCCCTACCTGCAGGGTGGCAAGCGTATCGCCTACGGGGCCCGCGCCATCACCGAGGGCGGTTTCCAATCGGTTCCCAAGCTCTACTTCCCGGGCGGCGTGCTGCTCGGCTGTTCGGCCGGCCTGGTCAACGTGCCGCGGATTAAGGGCAGCCACAACGCCATGAAGTCCGGCATGATGGCCGCCGAGGCCGCCTACGCCGCGCTGGGCGACGGCCGCGAGGGCGACGAGCTGAAGGCCTACCAGACCGCCTATGACGACAGCTGGGTGGCGAAGGAACTGAAGGTCGTCCGCAACGCCAAGCCGCTGCTCGGCAAGCTGGGCACCTTCTGGGGCGGCGTGGCCGGCATGTTCGACATGTGGACCAACCACCTGCTCGGGGTCTCGGTCTTCGGCACGATCAAGCACGACAAGACCGATGCGGAGTCGACGGGCCTGGCGGCGGACTACAAGCCGATCGTCTATCCCAAGCCGGACGGCGTGATCAGCTTCGACAAGCTGGGTTCGGTGTTCCTGTCGGCGACCAACCACGAGGAAGACCAGCCGGCGCACCTGACGCTGAAGGACCCCTCGGTGCCGATCAACGTCAACCTGCCGCGCTATGGCGAGCCGGCGCGCCTCTACTGCCCGGCCGGCGTGTACGAGGTGCTGTACGACGAGCAGGGGAACAATCCGAAGTTCCAGATCAACGCCCAGAACTGCGTCCACTGCAAAACCTGCGACATCAAGGACCCGTCGCAGAACATCGTCTGGACCACGCCGGAAGGCGGCGGCGGTCCGAACTATCCGAACATGTGA
- a CDS encoding TSUP family transporter — translation MADLAPHVIALLCLAALVAGFVDAIAGGGGLITVPALIAAGIPPVSAIATNKIQSSVGTASATWSFWRAGMIDFRRLRWPLAATLIGAGLGAAAVTLVDTQWLLILLPVMLVAIALYFLLGPKATDQDSYARIGPFAYGFVAGGIGFYDGFFGPGAGSFYALSLVMLLGMGLTRATAHTKALNLTSNLVSVAVLAAGGHVLWLLGACMAVGQFIGGRLGARAALRFGPRLIRPLLVVISLGMVAKLLSDPTNPLRVMIAGWLA, via the coding sequence GTGGCCGACCTCGCCCCGCACGTCATCGCCCTGCTCTGTCTCGCCGCCCTGGTCGCCGGCTTCGTGGACGCCATCGCCGGCGGCGGGGGGCTGATCACCGTCCCGGCCCTGATCGCCGCCGGCATTCCTCCGGTCTCGGCCATCGCCACCAACAAGATCCAAAGCAGCGTCGGCACGGCTTCGGCGACCTGGAGCTTCTGGCGAGCCGGGATGATCGACTTCCGCCGCCTGCGCTGGCCGTTGGCCGCCACGTTGATCGGCGCCGGCCTGGGCGCCGCCGCCGTCACCCTGGTCGACACCCAGTGGCTGCTGATCCTGCTGCCAGTCATGCTGGTCGCGATCGCGCTGTATTTCCTGCTCGGGCCCAAGGCGACGGACCAGGACTCCTATGCTCGTATCGGTCCCTTCGCCTACGGCTTCGTGGCGGGCGGGATCGGCTTCTACGACGGCTTCTTCGGCCCCGGCGCCGGCTCGTTCTACGCCCTCAGCCTGGTGATGCTGCTGGGCATGGGCCTGACCCGCGCCACCGCCCACACCAAGGCGTTGAACCTGACCAGCAACCTGGTCTCCGTGGCCGTGCTGGCCGCTGGCGGCCATGTGCTGTGGCTGCTCGGAGCCTGTATGGCGGTCGGCCAGTTCATCGGCGGCCGCCTGGGCGCCCGCGCGGCGCTGCGCTTCGGACCGCGGCTGATCCGGCCGCTGCTGGTGGTGATCTCGCTGGGCATGGTCGCCAAGCTGCTCAGCGATCCGACAAACCCGCTGCGGGTGATGATCGCCGGCTGGCTCGCCTAG
- a CDS encoding acetyltransferase codes for MITIRASAPADVPAMLEAWREAVRATHDFLSAEDFVAIEAIVAEQYLPAASFAVAVDEADRAVAFMGLSGTHLDALFVHPDHRGAGVGKALMASAPEIETVDVNEQNPQAVGFYERQGFRTVGRSPLDDAGRPYPILHMRRGV; via the coding sequence ATGATCACGATCCGCGCCTCCGCGCCTGCCGACGTTCCCGCCATGCTCGAGGCCTGGCGCGAGGCGGTGCGGGCCACGCACGACTTCCTGAGCGCCGAGGACTTCGTCGCCATCGAGGCGATCGTGGCCGAGCAGTACCTGCCGGCGGCGAGCTTCGCCGTGGCGGTGGATGAAGCGGACCGGGCGGTGGCCTTCATGGGCCTGTCGGGAACGCATCTAGACGCCCTGTTCGTGCACCCCGACCACCGCGGCGCGGGGGTGGGCAAGGCCCTGATGGCCTCGGCGCCCGAGATCGAGACCGTCGACGTCAACGAGCAGAACCCGCAGGCGGTCGGCTTCTACGAGCGGCAGGGCTTCCGGACGGTCGGGCGCTCGCCGCTGGATGACGCGGGTCGGCCCTATCCGATCCTGCACATGAGGCGCGGCGTCTAG
- a CDS encoding uracil-DNA glycosylase: protein MTPADPSSAAARRATESALAFWADAGVDVAYADAPIDRLAEGMERLKAKPAPAAPKPLKGAATPLQSPDVGAALAQARAAAAAAQDLDALKAAIEAFDGCGLKFEGARQAVFARGTPDAPLMIIGEGPGQEEDARGEPFVGRAGQLLDRMIAAAGLDGRVFITNTVFWRPPGNRTPSPAEQAVCAPFLERAIQLVNPKMLLLAGGASAKSVLKREEGILSMRGRWFEWHGEASGLTLPALPTLHPAFLLRQPAAKKKAWQDLLMLTERLDRPERPD from the coding sequence GTGACTCCCGCCGATCCGTCATCAGCCGCCGCGCGCCGCGCCACCGAAAGCGCCCTCGCCTTCTGGGCGGACGCCGGCGTCGATGTCGCCTACGCCGACGCGCCGATCGACCGCCTGGCGGAGGGCATGGAGCGGCTGAAGGCCAAACCGGCCCCGGCGGCGCCCAAGCCGCTCAAGGGCGCGGCCACGCCGCTGCAGTCGCCCGATGTCGGCGCCGCCCTGGCCCAGGCCCGCGCCGCCGCGGCCGCCGCCCAGGATCTGGACGCGCTCAAGGCCGCGATCGAGGCGTTCGACGGCTGCGGCCTGAAGTTCGAAGGCGCCCGCCAGGCGGTGTTCGCGCGTGGGACGCCCGACGCGCCCCTGATGATCATCGGCGAAGGCCCCGGCCAGGAGGAGGACGCCCGCGGCGAGCCCTTCGTCGGCCGCGCCGGCCAGCTGCTGGACCGGATGATCGCCGCCGCCGGCCTGGACGGCCGGGTGTTCATCACCAACACCGTCTTCTGGCGGCCGCCGGGCAACCGCACGCCGTCTCCCGCCGAGCAGGCGGTCTGCGCGCCCTTCCTGGAACGGGCGATCCAGCTGGTGAACCCCAAGATGCTGCTGCTGGCCGGCGGGGCCTCGGCCAAGTCGGTGCTGAAGCGCGAGGAAGGCATCCTGTCGATGCGCGGCCGCTGGTTCGAGTGGCATGGCGAGGCGAGCGGCCTGACCCTGCCCGCACTGCCGACCCTGCACCCCGCCTTCCTGCTCCGCCAGCCGGCGGCGAAGAAGAAGGCCTGGCAGGATCTGCTGATGCTGACCGAACGGCTGGACCGCCCGGAGCGCCCGGACTAG
- a CDS encoding NADH:flavin oxidoreductase gives MTSTRDLFEPLSFAHGPSMRNRLMLAPLTNLQSHADGTISDDEFRWLTKRAEGGFGLTMTCAAHVQRQGQGFPGQLGIWSDDHLPGLTRLASAINATGGLSSVQLHHAGMRSPVDLIGQTPVCPSDDPETGARALTGDEVEQLTEDFIAAAVRAKRAGFHGIEVHGAHGYILCQFLSPTINRRTDRWGGDPENRARIVVDILKGVRARCGEDFQIGLRLSPERFGMELAEIRALAGQVMSADLVDYLDMSLWDAFKKPNDEAFQDRDLTGWFTDLPRGRARLGVAGKIMTPAQATDLLARGCDYVLLGRAAILHHDWPKLAEADAGFAPASLPVTRDHLRSEGLGEAFVNYMATWKGFVREEAA, from the coding sequence ATGACCTCGACCCGCGACCTGTTCGAGCCGCTGTCCTTCGCGCACGGACCGTCCATGCGGAACCGGCTGATGCTTGCGCCGCTGACCAATCTGCAGAGCCATGCCGACGGAACGATCAGCGACGACGAATTCCGCTGGCTGACCAAGCGGGCCGAGGGCGGATTCGGCCTGACCATGACCTGCGCGGCCCATGTCCAGCGCCAGGGGCAGGGCTTTCCGGGTCAGCTCGGCATCTGGTCCGACGACCATCTGCCGGGCCTGACCCGGCTGGCCTCGGCGATCAACGCGACCGGCGGCCTGTCCAGCGTCCAGCTGCACCACGCCGGCATGCGCTCGCCCGTCGACCTGATCGGCCAGACGCCGGTCTGCCCCTCCGACGATCCGGAAACCGGCGCGCGGGCGCTGACCGGCGACGAGGTCGAACAGCTCACCGAGGACTTCATCGCCGCCGCCGTACGGGCGAAGCGCGCGGGCTTCCACGGCATCGAGGTGCATGGCGCGCACGGCTACATCCTGTGCCAGTTCCTCAGCCCGACCATCAACCGGCGCACCGACCGATGGGGCGGCGATCCCGAGAACCGGGCCCGCATCGTCGTCGACATCCTGAAGGGAGTCCGCGCCCGCTGCGGCGAGGATTTCCAGATCGGCCTGCGCCTGTCGCCGGAACGGTTCGGCATGGAGCTGGCCGAGATCCGCGCCCTGGCCGGGCAGGTGATGAGCGCCGACCTCGTCGACTATCTCGACATGTCGCTGTGGGACGCCTTCAAGAAACCCAATGACGAGGCCTTCCAGGATCGCGACCTGACCGGCTGGTTCACCGACCTGCCGCGCGGCAGGGCGCGCCTGGGGGTGGCCGGCAAGATCATGACGCCGGCCCAGGCGACGGACCTGTTGGCCCGAGGCTGCGACTACGTCCTGCTCGGCCGGGCGGCGATCCTGCACCACGACTGGCCGAAGCTCGCCGAGGCGGACGCGGGCTTCGCGCCGGCCAGCCTGCCGGTCACGCGCGATCACCTGCGCAGCGAAGGCCTGGGCGAGGCCTTCGTGAACTACATGGCCACCTGGAAGGGCTTTGTGCGCGAGGAGGCGGCGTAG
- a CDS encoding TonB-dependent receptor domain-containing protein, which yields MIAGLAATSIAVIPSVGFAQEGQQPQQQQPSQQAQPASDKEEKEVEALVVTGSRIKRTEFTSTSPIQVISSDGAALQGVVDTADMLQASTVAAGSPQINAMMSSAFVTDGGPGAATISLRGLGANRTLVLLNGRRAGPAGTRGGVSAFDLNVIPQSAVDRIEILKDGASSIYGSDAVAGVVNIITKTNRDSAEIEAFASQPFEQGGETYRVSGSWGKTFDRGYVSVSADYFLQKEQKVGDRDFTNCPVQYITNYTTGARSDLIDPRTGKPACRDTPWGQLWLYDFSGAAPLPVGAKLQYDYGGNLGQYIPRVPANYPTGPGPSPDGRLVAPSTWYFADYGAPGSATLGVVNMNHPFIQDSSLIPETERMTVFVQGGYDLTPNIEAYGELLLNRRSSKTNGFRQFWTYTYTSDAFGAGDPLSTGFFGDFYMSPTAITDHFDAEQQVDYGRVVGGLRGSFGDFAAGWDWDIFTQLSRSDGDYTQDVILKEAVSASEFRTASSLCAGTKLAISGRNCIDVNWLTGDFMAGKLTDAEKAFYFDRETGNTVYTQKVLEGTVSGDLWKLPAGPLGAAFGFHYRRDEINDKPGAVTLASNSWGLTGAGITKGKDTTTELFGELSVPLVKGLPGIEDLSLSLSGRWTDVKSYGDNSTYKVGLNWQITPSWRVRATRGTSFRAPALFELYLANQTGFQGQRVVDPCINWQAALDLFRISQRMADNCASAAGPGGGVPGNYIGGPTSAEIVTGGGKGTLEAETSEATTIGVIWTPSFIDLSVALDYYEIEVNDEVTRLGGANILRICYNSETFPTDPVCSQFTRNSTSKLITQVRDRYINIANQMNRGIDLTVRYEHEFDFGRFTFDSQFSWQLEDQTALFPGNTVDTNGDVGDPDFVGNLQFRFERGDWTAFWGVDMIGKASEAEDINDHNNPAGPGIPPTTRYKIQTEFTAYHSASVRKKFDTWTVTAGMANIFDEAPPALTTLNLGQYSTTGYSVLASQYDYFGRRAFLSISKRF from the coding sequence GTGATCGCTGGCCTTGCCGCCACTTCGATCGCCGTCATTCCGTCTGTTGGCTTCGCGCAGGAAGGCCAGCAACCGCAGCAGCAACAGCCCTCGCAGCAGGCGCAGCCCGCAAGCGACAAGGAAGAGAAGGAAGTCGAGGCGCTCGTCGTCACCGGCTCCCGGATCAAGCGCACTGAATTCACCAGTACTTCGCCGATCCAGGTCATCTCGTCGGACGGTGCGGCGCTGCAGGGCGTGGTCGACACCGCCGACATGCTGCAAGCCTCGACGGTCGCGGCCGGTTCGCCGCAGATCAACGCCATGATGTCGTCGGCCTTCGTGACCGACGGCGGTCCGGGCGCCGCGACGATCTCGCTGCGCGGCCTGGGCGCCAACCGCACCCTGGTGCTGCTGAACGGCCGCCGCGCCGGCCCGGCCGGCACCCGCGGCGGGGTTTCGGCCTTCGACCTGAACGTCATCCCGCAATCGGCCGTCGACCGCATCGAGATCCTGAAGGACGGCGCGTCCTCGATCTACGGTTCCGACGCCGTCGCCGGCGTCGTCAACATCATCACCAAGACCAACCGCGACAGCGCCGAGATCGAGGCCTTCGCGAGCCAGCCGTTCGAACAGGGCGGCGAGACCTATCGGGTCAGCGGCTCCTGGGGCAAGACCTTCGACCGGGGCTACGTCAGCGTGTCCGCCGACTACTTCCTGCAGAAGGAACAGAAGGTCGGCGACCGCGACTTCACCAACTGTCCGGTGCAGTACATCACCAACTACACGACCGGCGCGCGCAGCGACCTGATCGACCCGCGCACCGGCAAGCCCGCTTGCCGCGACACGCCCTGGGGCCAGCTGTGGCTGTACGACTTCTCCGGCGCTGCGCCTCTGCCGGTCGGCGCCAAGCTGCAGTACGACTACGGCGGGAACCTCGGGCAATACATCCCGCGCGTCCCAGCCAACTATCCGACCGGGCCTGGCCCGTCGCCCGACGGCCGCCTCGTCGCGCCGTCGACCTGGTACTTCGCCGACTACGGCGCGCCCGGTTCCGCCACGCTCGGCGTGGTCAACATGAACCATCCGTTCATTCAGGATTCGTCGCTGATTCCTGAGACCGAGCGCATGACGGTGTTCGTCCAGGGCGGCTACGACCTGACGCCGAACATCGAGGCCTACGGCGAACTGCTGCTGAACCGCCGGTCCTCGAAGACGAACGGCTTCCGCCAGTTCTGGACCTACACCTATACGAGCGACGCCTTCGGCGCCGGCGACCCGCTCAGCACGGGCTTCTTCGGCGACTTCTACATGAGCCCGACGGCCATCACCGACCATTTCGACGCAGAACAGCAGGTCGACTACGGCCGTGTCGTCGGCGGCCTGCGCGGCTCGTTCGGCGACTTCGCGGCCGGATGGGATTGGGACATCTTCACCCAGCTCAGCCGCTCGGACGGCGACTACACCCAGGATGTGATCCTGAAGGAAGCGGTGTCGGCCTCGGAATTCCGGACCGCGTCCAGCCTCTGCGCCGGCACCAAGCTGGCGATCAGCGGCCGCAACTGCATCGACGTCAACTGGCTGACCGGCGACTTCATGGCCGGCAAGCTCACCGACGCCGAGAAGGCTTTCTACTTCGACCGTGAAACCGGCAACACCGTCTATACCCAGAAGGTCTTGGAAGGCACGGTGTCGGGCGACCTTTGGAAGCTGCCGGCCGGTCCGCTGGGCGCGGCCTTCGGCTTCCACTATCGTCGGGACGAGATCAACGACAAGCCCGGCGCGGTCACTCTGGCCAGCAACAGCTGGGGTCTGACCGGCGCGGGCATCACCAAGGGCAAGGACACCACGACCGAGCTCTTTGGCGAGCTGTCGGTTCCGCTGGTGAAGGGCCTGCCGGGCATTGAGGATCTGTCGCTGTCGCTGTCGGGCCGCTGGACCGACGTCAAGAGCTACGGCGACAACTCGACCTACAAGGTCGGTCTGAACTGGCAGATCACGCCGTCCTGGCGGGTCCGCGCCACCCGCGGCACCTCGTTCCGCGCCCCGGCGCTGTTCGAGCTGTACCTGGCGAACCAGACCGGTTTCCAGGGCCAGCGCGTCGTCGACCCCTGCATCAACTGGCAGGCGGCCCTGGACCTGTTCCGGATTTCGCAGCGGATGGCCGACAACTGCGCCTCGGCGGCGGGACCGGGCGGCGGCGTGCCGGGCAACTACATCGGCGGCCCCACCAGCGCCGAGATCGTCACCGGCGGCGGCAAGGGCACCCTGGAAGCCGAAACGTCCGAAGCCACGACCATCGGGGTGATCTGGACGCCGAGCTTCATCGACCTGAGCGTGGCGCTCGACTACTACGAGATCGAGGTCAACGACGAGGTCACCCGGCTGGGCGGCGCGAACATTCTGCGGATCTGCTACAATTCGGAAACGTTCCCGACCGATCCGGTCTGCAGCCAGTTCACCCGGAACTCGACCAGCAAGCTCATCACCCAGGTCCGCGACCGCTACATCAACATCGCGAACCAGATGAACCGCGGCATCGACCTGACGGTCCGCTACGAGCACGAGTTCGACTTCGGCCGGTTCACCTTCGACTCCCAGTTCAGCTGGCAGCTTGAGGACCAGACCGCTCTGTTCCCCGGCAACACCGTCGACACCAACGGCGATGTGGGCGACCCGGACTTCGTCGGCAACCTGCAGTTCCGCTTCGAGCGGGGCGACTGGACCGCGTTCTGGGGCGTCGACATGATCGGCAAGGCGTCGGAAGCCGAGGATATCAACGATCACAACAACCCGGCCGGCCCCGGCATCCCGCCGACGACCCGGTACAAGATCCAGACCGAGTTCACCGCCTACCATTCGGCGTCGGTGCGCAAGAAGTTCGACACCTGGACGGTTACAGCCGGCATGGCGAACATCTTCGACGAAGCGCCGCCGGCGCTGACGACGTTGAACCTCGGCCAGTACAGCACCACCGGTTACTCGGTGCTGGCCTCGCAGTACGACTACTTCGGTCGTCGGGCCTTCCTCTCGATCTCGAAGCGCTTCTAG
- a CDS encoding tetratricopeptide repeat protein — protein MKLRLLLPAVAPLLFAAACATTEPMGADPALRGSQDVPFDPGAQTSPYGLFLAGKAAMNDGRSAEASAFFDRARAASIDDSGEFGDRAFVAAILAGDIPAAGRLAPTGDDSQLVLKRLGALTKVALAIGEGRGKEAQALLATGEVGAPHRAAAALLGPWAAAAAGDKEGAVVRPEVGGDRLVDVFGQLGQALLFERAKRYDEAETDYKALIGLGDAGVLFIPDYGGFLERRGRWKEAADLYATALAKYPRDEGLQAAAARAKARKGAPALPTVRQGAARALVAPAASLVGERAHEMGLAYLQMALYLDPKRDDARVMLGDVHVAMKNTDAARAAYESIGPKSSQYATARSKLAWTYQTAKDNETALRMAREGYEAAPTSDEASINYADLLRANDRYAESAKIMDAVIARAGESPDWRLLYMRGVALERSDRWPEAERDLEQALKQQPDEPELLNYLGYSWIDRGERLGEAMDMVRRAVAANPKSGAMIDSLGWAYYRLGDYRNAVERLEEAVLLEPADPEINNHLGDAYWRVGRKIEAEFQWNRALGLEPTEAIRKDVEAKLKSGLPPLKPPAVAAN, from the coding sequence ATGAAACTGCGTCTCCTGTTGCCCGCCGTCGCTCCGCTTCTCTTCGCCGCCGCCTGTGCGACGACTGAGCCGATGGGGGCTGATCCGGCCCTGCGCGGCAGCCAGGACGTGCCCTTCGATCCCGGCGCCCAGACCTCGCCCTACGGCCTGTTCCTGGCCGGCAAGGCGGCGATGAACGACGGCCGCAGCGCGGAGGCCAGCGCCTTCTTTGACCGCGCTCGGGCCGCCAGCATCGACGACAGCGGCGAATTCGGCGACCGGGCCTTCGTGGCGGCGATCCTGGCGGGCGACATTCCCGCCGCCGGCAGGCTGGCTCCCACGGGCGACGACAGCCAACTGGTCCTGAAACGGCTGGGCGCCTTGACGAAGGTGGCCCTGGCCATCGGCGAAGGTCGCGGCAAGGAGGCCCAAGCTCTGCTGGCCACGGGCGAGGTCGGCGCGCCGCACCGGGCGGCGGCGGCGTTGCTGGGGCCCTGGGCGGCGGCCGCGGCGGGCGACAAGGAGGGCGCGGTGGTTCGCCCCGAGGTCGGCGGCGACCGCCTGGTCGACGTCTTCGGCCAGCTCGGCCAGGCGCTGCTGTTCGAACGGGCCAAGCGCTACGACGAGGCCGAGACCGACTACAAGGCCCTGATCGGCCTGGGCGACGCCGGCGTGTTGTTCATCCCCGACTACGGCGGCTTCCTGGAGCGCCGCGGCCGCTGGAAGGAGGCGGCGGATCTCTACGCCACCGCGCTGGCCAAGTATCCGCGGGACGAGGGGCTGCAGGCTGCGGCGGCGCGGGCCAAGGCCCGCAAGGGCGCACCGGCCCTGCCGACGGTGCGCCAGGGCGCGGCGCGGGCTCTGGTCGCTCCGGCCGCGTCGTTGGTCGGCGAGCGGGCCCACGAGATGGGCCTGGCCTACCTGCAGATGGCGCTCTACCTCGACCCCAAGCGCGACGACGCCCGGGTGATGCTCGGCGACGTTCATGTGGCGATGAAGAACACCGATGCGGCCCGGGCGGCCTACGAGAGCATCGGTCCGAAATCCAGCCAGTACGCGACGGCTCGCAGCAAGCTGGCCTGGACCTACCAGACCGCCAAGGACAACGAGACCGCTCTGCGCATGGCGCGTGAGGGCTACGAGGCGGCGCCGACCAGCGACGAGGCCTCGATCAACTACGCCGACCTGCTGCGGGCGAACGACCGCTACGCCGAATCCGCCAAGATCATGGACGCGGTGATCGCGCGAGCGGGCGAGTCGCCGGACTGGCGCCTGCTCTACATGCGCGGCGTGGCCCTGGAGCGATCGGACCGTTGGCCGGAAGCCGAGCGCGACCTGGAGCAGGCGCTGAAGCAGCAACCCGACGAGCCGGAGCTGCTGAACTATCTGGGCTACAGCTGGATCGACCGCGGCGAGCGGCTGGGCGAGGCCATGGACATGGTCCGCCGGGCGGTGGCCGCCAATCCGAAGTCCGGCGCGATGATCGATTCCCTGGGCTGGGCCTACTATCGCCTCGGCGACTACCGCAACGCGGTGGAGAGGCTGGAGGAGGCGGTCCTGCTGGAGCCGGCCGATCCGGAAATCAACAACCACCTGGGCGACGCCTACTGGCGCGTCGGGCGCAAGATCGAGGCGGAGTTCCAGTGGAACCGGGCGCTCGGCCTGGAGCCGACCGAGGCGATCCGAAAGGACGTCGAGGCCAAGCTCAAGAGCGGCCTGCCGCCGCTCAAGCCGCCGGCCGTTGCCGCGAACTAG
- a CDS encoding 4-(cytidine 5'-diphospho)-2-C-methyl-D-erythritol kinase has protein sequence MSLSAFAPAKVNLFLHVGGPDADGYHPVASLMVFADVGDRVAVQPAENFEFGITGPFGHGLAPSEDNLVVRAARALLARVGGPKPPFRLVLDKQLPIAAGLGGGSSDAGATLKLLRQALDLPVQDEILTDVAAELGADGPACLWARTAIAQGRGERLSPAPTFRSLDAVLVNPGVPSPTGAVYRAYDEAVAPEGADLPPLPERFESAEEAAAFLAYCRNDLEAPAVRLEPRIGEALDLIRGEPETLLGRMSGSGATCFALCAGDIEAEGLAERLQVMRPDWWVRRCRLG, from the coding sequence ATGTCCCTCTCGGCCTTCGCCCCGGCCAAGGTGAACCTGTTCCTGCATGTCGGCGGCCCGGACGCCGACGGCTATCATCCGGTCGCCAGCCTGATGGTCTTCGCCGACGTCGGCGACCGGGTCGCCGTGCAGCCCGCCGAGAACTTCGAGTTCGGGATCACGGGACCGTTCGGCCACGGGTTGGCGCCCAGCGAGGACAACCTGGTCGTCCGCGCGGCGCGGGCGCTGCTGGCGCGGGTCGGCGGACCCAAGCCGCCGTTCCGGCTGGTCCTCGACAAGCAGCTGCCGATCGCCGCCGGCCTGGGCGGGGGATCGTCCGACGCAGGGGCGACGCTGAAGCTGCTGCGCCAGGCGCTCGATCTGCCGGTCCAGGACGAGATCCTGACCGACGTGGCCGCCGAGCTGGGCGCCGACGGGCCTGCCTGCCTGTGGGCCCGGACGGCGATCGCCCAGGGCAGGGGCGAGCGGCTGTCGCCGGCGCCGACCTTCCGGTCGCTGGACGCGGTGCTGGTCAATCCCGGCGTTCCGTCGCCCACGGGCGCCGTCTATCGCGCCTATGACGAGGCCGTCGCGCCGGAGGGCGCCGACCTGCCGCCGCTGCCGGAGCGGTTCGAGAGCGCCGAGGAGGCGGCGGCCTTCCTGGCCTACTGCCGCAACGACCTGGAGGCGCCGGCCGTGCGGCTGGAGCCGCGCATCGGCGAGGCGCTGGACCTGATCCGCGGCGAACCGGAGACCCTGCTGGGCCGGATGAGCGGGTCGGGCGCGACCTGTTTCGCCCTCTGCGCCGGCGACATCGAGGCCGAGGGCCTGGCCGAGCGCCTGCAGGTGATGCGGCCCGACTGGTGGGTGCGGCGCTGCCGCCTGGGGTGA